From one Dermacentor silvarum isolate Dsil-2018 chromosome 3, BIME_Dsil_1.4, whole genome shotgun sequence genomic stretch:
- the LOC119446341 gene encoding gamma-aminobutyric acid receptor-associated protein: protein MKFLYKEEHPFEKRRSEGDKIRRKYPDRVPVIVEKAPKARIGDLDKKKYLVPSDLTVGQFYFLIRKRIHLRPEDALFFIVNNVIPPTSATMGSLYQEHHEEDFFLYIAYSDEDVYGV from the exons ATGAAGTTTCTGTACAAGGAGGAGCACCCGTTCGAGAAGAGGCGGTCCGAGGGTGACAAGATTCGCAGGAAGTATCCTGACCGAGTCCCC GTGATAGTGGAGAAGGCTCCTAAGGCACGCATTGGCGACCTGGACAAGAAAAAGTACCTGGTTCCCTCGGACTTGACGGTGGGCCAGTTCTACTTCCTGATCCGCAAGCGGATCCACCTGCGGCCAGAGGATGCGCTCTTCTTCATTGTCAACAATGTCATTCCCCCCACCAGTGCCACCATGGGCTCCCTTTACCAG GAACACCATGAGGAGGACTTCTTCCTATACATAGCGTACAGTGATGAAGATGTCTATGGTGTCTGA
- the LOC119446340 gene encoding LOW QUALITY PROTEIN: vesicle transport protein SFT2C-like (The sequence of the model RefSeq protein was modified relative to this genomic sequence to represent the inferred CDS: deleted 1 base in 1 codon), producing MGDLNRQLRDYLNRNEARKESSIFASTESLKKLLSPSSNSSEPSSNGAGTNSWFSEAANDSCLPSLTRKQRIVGFAGTLLMGCFCMVLAGLYIPVLVFKARKFALLYTLGSLFIISSFALLRGPMNHVKQLLSLKQLPFTTAYFGTTFGTLYFALVVKSTPLTVLFTICQCATIIWFVLASIPGGETGLKFFSRVFTGVVTRTASKTLPV from the exons ATGGGCGACCTCAATAGACAGCTGCGAGATTACCTTAATCGCAATGAGGCGAGAAAAGAGAGCTCAATATTCGCGAGCACCGAATCTCTCAAAAAGTTGCTCAGCCCCAGCAGCAATAGCTCCGAGCCATCCAGTAACGGCGCCGGCACCAACAGCTGGTTTTCTGAGGCCGCGAACGACTCCTGTTTACCTAGCCTG ACTAGAAAACAGCGCATTGTCGGCTTCGCTGGAACGCTTCTGATGGGCTGCTTTTGTATGGTTTTG GCAGGACTTTATATTCCTGTGCTAGTCTTCAAGGCCCGGAAGTTCGCCTTGCTTTACACGCTA GGAAGCCTTTTTATAATAAGCAG CTTTGCCCTGCTACGAGGCCCAATGAACCACGTAAAGCAACTGTTGTCACTGAAGCAGCTTCCATTTACCACTGCCTACTTTGGGACCACGTTTGGCACCCTCTACTTTGCATTGGTG GTCAAAAGCACGCCGCTCACTGTGCTCTTCACAATATGCCAGTGTGCCACCATCATCTG GTTTGTCCTTGCGTCGATACCGGGAGGAGAGACCGGACTCAAGTTCTTTTCTCGTGTATTCACTGGTGTGGTGACGCGAACTGCGAGCAAGACGTTACCCGTTTGA